A window from Dama dama isolate Ldn47 chromosome 11, ASM3311817v1, whole genome shotgun sequence encodes these proteins:
- the SSNA1 gene encoding microtubule nucleation factor SSNA1 — MTQQGAALQNYNNELVKCIEELCQKREELCRQIQQEEDEKQRLQNEVRQLTEKLARVNENLARKIASRNEFDRTIAETEAAYLKILESSQTLLSVLKREAGNLTKATASEQKSSGGKES; from the exons atgacccagcagggcgcgGCGCTGCAGAATTACAACAACGAGCTGGTCAAGT GCATCGAGGAGCTGTGCCAGAAGCGGGAGGAGCTGTGCCGGCAGATCCAGCAGGAGGAGGACGAGAAGCAGAGGCTGCAGAACGAGGTGAGGCAGCTGACGGAGAAGCTGGCCCGAGTCAACGAGAACCTGGCGCGCAAGATCGCCTCTCGGAACGAATTCGATCGGACCATCGCGGAGACAGAAGCCGCCTACCTCAAG ATCCTGGAGAGCTCGCAGACTCTGCTTAGTGTCTTGAAGCGAGAAGCGGGGAACCTGACAAAGGCCACAGCCTCAGAGCAGAAGAGCAGCGGAGGCAAAGAGAGCTGA
- the ANAPC2 gene encoding anaphase-promoting complex subunit 2: MAAAAAAAAAASDAGPAQELLAAWNTVSTGLVPPAALGLASSRTSGAVPPKEEELRAAVEVLRGHGLHSVLEEWFVEVLQNDLQANISLEFWNAISQRENCADEPQCLLLLLDAFGLLESRLDPYLRSLELLEKWTRLGLLMGTGAQGLREKVHTTLRGVLFFSTPRAFQEMIQRLYGRFLRVYMQSKRKGEGGTDPELEGELDSRYARRRYYRLLQSPLCAGCGSDKQQCWCRQALEQFHQLSQVLHRLSLLERVSAEAVTSTLHQVTRERMEDRCRGEYERSFLREFHKWIERVVGWLGKVFLQDGPSRPASPEPGPTLRRWRCHVQRFFYRIYAGLRIEELFSIIRDFPDSRPAVEDLKYCLERTDQRPQLLVSLRAALETRLLHPGVNTCDIITLYISAIKALRVLDPSMVVLEVACEPIRRYLRTREDTVRQIVAGLTGDSDGTGDLAVELSKTDPASLETGQDSEDDSGEPEDWVPDPVDADPGKSSSKRRSSDIISLLVSIYGSKDLFINEYRSLLADRLLHQFSFSPEREIRNVELLKLRFGEAPMHFCEVMLKDMADSRRINANIREEDEKRPAEEQPPFGVYAVILSSEFWPPFKDEKLEVPEDIREALEVYCRKYEKLKAMRTLSWKHTLGLVTMDVELADRTLSVAVTPVQAVVLLYFQDQASWGLEELSEAVKMPAALLRRRLSVWLQQGVLREEPAGTFSVVEEERPQDRDSMVLVDSDDESDSGLASQADQKEEELLLFWTYIQAMLTNLESLSLERIYSMLRMFVVTGPALAEIDLQELQGFLQRKVRDQQLVYSAGVYRLPKSCG, encoded by the exons atggcggcggcggcggcggcggcggcggcggccagtGACGCGGGGCCTGCGCAGGAGCTGCTGGCGGCCTGGAACACCGTGAGCACCGGGCTGGTGCCTCCGGCCGCGCTGGGACTG GCGTCGTCCCGGACTAGCGGTGCCGTCCCTCCAAAAGAGGAGGAGCTCCGGGCGGCGGTGGAGGTGCTCAGGGGCCACGGTCTGCACTCGGTCCTGGAGGAGTGGTTCGTAGAGGTGCTGCAGAACGATCTGCAGGCCAACATCTCCCTCGAGTTCTGGAATGCCATCTCTCAGCGCGAGAACTGTGCGGACGAACCCCAGTGCCTTCTGTTGCTGCTCGATGCTTTCGGTCTGCTGGAGAGCCGCCTGGATCCCTACTTGCGTAGTCTAGAGCTCCTGGAGAAATGGACTCGCCTGGGCTTGCTGATGGGCACCGGTGCTCAGGGGCTTCGGGAAAAGGTCCACACCACGTTGCGGGGCGTCCTGTTCTTTTCCACTCCCAGAGCTTTTCAGGAGATGATCCAGCGCCTCTATGGGCGCTTTTTGAGAGTTTACATGCAGAGTAAGAGAAAGGGGGAAGGAGGCACAGACCCCGAACTGGAGGGGGAATTGGACAGCAGGTATGCCCGCCGCCGGTACTACCGCCTTCTGCAGAGCCCCCTGTGCGCAGGGTGCGGCAGTGACAAGCAGCAGTGCTGGTGCCGCCAAGCGCTGGAGCAGTTCCACCAGCTCAGCCAGGTCCT GCACAGGCTCAGTCTGCTGGAGCGGGTCAGCGCCGAGGCTGTGACTAGCACCCTGCACCAGGTGACCCGGGAGCGGATGGAGGACCGTTGTCGGGGCGAGTACGAGCGCTCCTTCCTGCGTGAGTTCCACAAG TGGATCGAGAGAGTGGTCGGCTGGCTGGGCAAGGTGTTCCTGCAGGACGGCCCCAGCAGGCCCGCGTCCCCAGAGCCGGGCCCCACGCTGCGCCGATGGCGCTGCCACGTGCAGAGGTTCTTCTACCGCATCTACGCTGGCCTGCGCATTGAGGAGCTCTTCAGCATCATCCGAG ACTTCCCAGACTCGAGGCCCGCTGTGGAAGACCTCAAGTACTGCCTGGAGAGGACCGACCAGAGGCCGCAGCTGCTTGTGTCCCTCAGGGCCGCCCTGGAGACACGGCTGCTCCACCCAG GCGTGAACACGTGTGACATCATCACCCTATACATCTCCGCCATCAAGGCACTGCGCGTGCTGGACCCGTCCATGGTTGTCCTGGAGGTGGCCTGTGAGCCCATTCGCCGGTACCTGCG GACGCGGGAGGACACGGTGCGGCAGATCGTGGCGGGGCTGACCGGGGACTCGGATGGGACGGGGGACTTGGCTGTTGAGCTGTCCAAGACGGACCCTGCGAGCCTGGAGACCGGGCAGGACAGCGAGGATGACTCTGGCGAGCCGGAGGACTGGGTCCCTGACCCTGTGGACGCAGATCCAG ggaagtccagctcTAAGCGCCGCTCCTCGGACATCATCAGCCTGCTGGTCAGCATCTACGGCAGCAAGGACCTCTTCATCAACGAGTACCGCTCGCTGCTGGCCGACCGCCTGCTGCACCAGTTCAGCTTCAGCCCCGAGCG GGAGATCCGTAACGTGGAGCTGCTGAAGCTGCGCTTTGGCGAGGCCCCGATGCACTTCTGTGAGGTCATGCTCAAG GACATGGCGGACTCGCGCCGCATCAACGCCAACATCCGGGAGGAGGACGAGAAGCGGCCCGCCGAGGAGCAGCCGCCCTTTGGAGTCTACGCTGTCATCCTGTCCAGCGAGTTCTGGCCACCCTTCAAGGATGAGAAGCTGGAGGTCCCCGAGGACATCAGGGAGGCCCTGGAGGTCTACTGCCGGAAGTATGAGAAGCTGAAG GCCATGCGGACGCTCAGCTGGAAGCACACCCTGGGCTTGGTGACAATGGACGTGGAGCTGGCTGACCGCACCCTGTCTGTTGCAGTGACCCCCGTGCAGGCTGTGGTCTTGCTTTATTTCCAGGACCAAG CCAGCTGGGGCCTGGAGGAGCTGAGCGAGGCGGTGAAGATGCCGGCCGCGCTGCTGCGGCGCCGCCTGTCCGTGTGGCTGCAGCAGGGCGTGCTGCGCGAGGAGCCGGCCGGCACCTTCTCAGTGGTGGAGGAGGAGCGGCCGCAGGACCGGGACAGCATGGTGCTGGTCGACAGCGACGACGAGAGCGACTCAGGCCTGGCTTCGCAGGCTGACCAGAAGGAGGAGGAGCTGCTG CTCTTCTGGACGTACATCCAGGCCATGCTGACCAACCTGGAGAGCCTGTCGCTGGAGCGCATCTACAGCATGCTGCGCATGTTCGTGGTCACCGGCCCCGCGCTGGCCGAGATCGACCTGCAGGAGCTCCAGGGCTTCCTGCAGAGGAAGGTGCGCGACCAGCAGCTCGTCTACTCCGCCGGCGTCTACCGCCTGCCCAAGAGCTGCGGCTGA
- the LRRC26 gene encoding leucine-rich repeat-containing protein 26: protein MRSPSFPSWGPPPPLQLLLLLLPWPVWTQVPAAAASWGTPGAVDCPEACVCAPGGQANCSGRALPAVPGGLNWRVRVLLLNHNRVHALPPGAFADAGALLRLDLRENGLRWVHARAFWGLGALEQLDLSANQLEALLPGTFAPLRALRALSLAENRLARLEPAALGALPLLRALSLQDNDLPALASGLLAGLPNLNTLRLRGNPWTCGCALRPLCAWLRGHPRHAPGEPSGARTGRAGRYPHNRLTQRPCPAEAETLLCVSPGRLTLSPLTAFPEAAFSHCARPLAARDLAVVYALGPVSFLASLAVCLALGSAFTACGARHRRRHRAAARRQQRRQPDPGPRTASPAATASQA from the coding sequence ATGCGGAGTCCCTCCTTTCCCTCGtgggggccgccgccgccgctgcagctgctactgctgctgttgCCGTGGCCAGTCTGGACCCAGGTGCCCGCCGCAGCCGCCTCCTGGGGAACCCCGGGCGCCGTAGACTGCCCCGAGGCGTGCGTGTGCGCGCCGGGGGGCCAGGCCAACTGCTCGGGGCGCGCGCTGCCCGCCGTGCCAGGGGGCTTGAACTGGCGCGTCCGCGTGCTGCTGCTGAACCACAACCGCGTGCACGCGCTGCCTCCCGGCGCCTTCGCGGACGCCGGCGCGCTGCTCCGCCTGGACCTGCGCGAGAACGGACTGCGCTGGGTGCACGCGCGGGCCTTCTGGGGCCTGGGCGCGCTGGAGCAGCTCGACCTCAGCGCCAACCAGCTAGAGGCGCTGCTGCCCGGCACCTTCGCGCCATTGCGCGCGCTGCGCGCCCTCTCTCTGGCTGAGAACCGGCTGGCGCGCCTAGAGCCCGCGGCGCTGGGCGCGCTCCCGCTGCTGCGCGCGCTCAGCCTGCAAGACAACGACCTGCCTGCGCTCGCGTCCGGGCTCCTGGCGGGCCTGCCGAATCTCAACACGCTGCGCCTGCGCGGCAACCCCTGGACCTGTGGCTGCGCGCTGCGCCCGCTCTGCGCCTGGCTTCGCGGACACCCGCGGCACGCGCCAGGTGAGCCCTCGGGGGCGCGGACGGGCCGGGCGGGCCGCTACCCCCACAACCGTCTGACGCAGCGCCCGTGTCCCGCAGAGGCCGAGACGCTGCTTTGCGTGTCGCCGGGGCGCCTGACGCTCAGCCCCTTGACCGCCTTCCCGGAGGCCGCCTTCAGCCACTGCGCGCGGCCCCTTGCCGCCCGGGATCTGGCCGTGGTGTACGCTCTCGGGCCCGTCTCCTTCCTCGCTAGCCTGGCCGTCTGTCTGGCCCTGGGCTCCGCGTTCACCGCCTGCGGCGCtcgccaccgccgccgccaccgcgccgccgcccgccgccagCAGAGGAGGCAGCCGGATCCTGGCCCCCGCACGGCCTCGCCTGCGGCCACCGCCTCTCAAGCTTGA